In Rattus rattus isolate New Zealand chromosome 9, Rrattus_CSIRO_v1, whole genome shotgun sequence, a genomic segment contains:
- the Znf263 gene encoding zinc finger protein 263 isoform X1, whose protein sequence is MSMAAGPSSQEPEGLLIVKLEEDCTWSQEVPPPEPEPSPEASHLRFRRFRFQDASGPREALNQLQELCHGWLRPEMRTKEQILELLVLEQFLTILPQEIQSRVQELRPESGEEAVTLVERMQKELGKLRQQVTNQGRGAEVLLEEPLPLETAGESPSFKLEPMETERSPGPRLQELLDPSPKRDSQAVKERAFSAPWLSLFPPEGNVDDKDVTGTQLPESLEDMAMYISQEWDHQDHSKRAPSRDMVQDSYENVGTLESCIPSQEVSSSQVEQGGKPWDPSVQTCKEGMNPRNPVLGVEKFENQERRVESVSPESTHPPVLLPGQARREVPWSPEQGRLDDREGHWDCPPEDKIEEALMGTPSCRGLVQAKEQPKKLHLCALCGKNFSNNSNLIRHQRIHAAEKLCMDVECGEVFGGHPHFLSLHRTHVGEEAHKCLECGKCFSQNTHLTRHQRTHTGEKPFQCNVCGKSFSCNSNLNRHQRTHTGEKPYKCPECGEIFAHSSNLLRHQRIHTGERPYRCSECGKSFSRSSHLVIHERTHEKERLDPLPECGQGINDSAPFLTNHRVEKKLFECSTCGKSFRQGMHLTRHQRTHTGEKPYKCILCGENFSHRSNLIRHQRIHTGEKPYTCHECGDSFSHSSNRIRHLRTHTGERPYKCSECGESFSRSSRLTSHQRTHTG, encoded by the exons ATGAGTATGGCTGCGGGTCCGAGCTCCCAGGAGCCAGAAGGGCTCCTGATAGTGAAATTGGAAGAGGACTGTACCTGGAGCCAGGAGGTACCCCCGCCTGAACCAGAGCCCAGCCCCGAGGCCTCCCATCTGCGTTTTCGACGGTTCCGCTTTCAAGACGCCTCTGGTCCCCGAGAGGCCCTTAACCAGCTTCAGGAGCTTTGCCATGGGTGGCTACGGCCGGAGATGCGCACCAAGGAGCAGATACTGGAGCTATTGGTGCTGGAGCAGTTCTTGACTATCCTTCCCCAAGAGATTCAGAGCAGGGTGCAGGAGCTGCGCCCAGAGAGCGGCGAAGAAGCAGTAACCCTTGTGGAGCGTATGCAGAAagaacttgggaaactgaggcaacag GTCACAAACCAAGGGCGGGGAGCAGAAGTGCTTTTGGAGGAGCCTTTGCCACTGGAAACAGCAGGAGAGTCACCGAGCTTCAAGCTGGAGCCAATGGAGACTGAGCGAAGCCCTGGCCCCAGGCTGCAGGAGCTGCTAGACCCCAGCCCCAAAAGGGACTCCCAGGCTGTAAAGGAGAGGG CATTCTCTgctccctggctctctctctttcctcctgaagGGAATGTGGACGATAAGGATGTGACTGGGACCCAG TTGCCCGAGAGCCTCGAGGACATGGCAATGTACATCTCTCAGGAGTGGGACCATCAGGACCATAGTAAGAGAGCTCCCTCAAGGGATATGGTGCAAGATAGTTATGAGAACGTGGGGACACTAG AGTCCTGCATTCCCAGTCAGGAGGTCTCGAGCTCCCAAGTGGAACAAGGAGGGAAGCCATGGGATCCAAGTGTCCAGACTTGCAAGGAAGGCATGAACCCCAGAAACCCAGTTCTAG GAGTGGAAAAGTTTGAGAACCAGGAAAGGCGCGTTGAGTCTGTCTCCCCTGAAAGTACCCATCCTCCAGTGCTGCTGCCTGGCCAGGCTAGAAGGGAGGTGCCCTGGAGTCCGGAGCAGGGAAGACTTGATGACAGAGAAGGACATTGGGACTGTCCGCCAGAGGACAAAATAGAGGAGGCCTTAATGGGAACCCCAAGTTGTAGAGGACTGGTACAAGCAAAAGAACAGCCCAAGAAACTCCATTTGTGTGCCTTGTGTGGCAAGAACTTTTCTAATAACTCAAACCTAATTAGGCACCAGAGAATACACGCAGCAGAAAAGCTGTGTATGGATGTGGAGTGTGGTGAAGTCTTTGGTGGACACCCACATTTTCTGTCACTGCACAGAACACATGTAGGAGAGGAAGCTCATAAGTGCCTTGAATGTGGGAAGTGCTTCAGTCAGAATACCCACCTCACCCGCCATCAGCGTACCCACACGGGGGAAAAGCCCTTCCAGTGCAATGTCTGTGGAAAAAGCTTCTCTTGCAACTCCAACCTCAACAGACACCAGAGGACACACACGGGGGAGAAGCCCTACAAGTGCCCTGAGTGTGGGGAGATCTTTGCTCACAGCTCTAACCTGCTTCGGCACCAGAGGATCCACACTGGAGAGAGGCCCTATCGCTGTAGTGAATGTGGCAAAAGTTTCTCTCGGAGTTCACATCTTGTTATTCATGAAAGAACCCATGAGAAAGAGAGACTTGACCCTTTGCCTGAGTGTGGGCAAGGCATAAATGACAGTGCCCCCTTTCTTACAAACCACAGAGTGGAGAAGAAACTCTTTGAATGTTCCACTTGTGGGAAAAGTTTCCGGCAGGGCATGCACCTTACCAGAcatcagagaacacacacaggagaaaaaccATATAAGTGTATCCTTTGTGGGGAAAACTTCTCTCACAGATCTAACTTAATCAGGCACCAGAGAATTcacacaggagaaaaaccttATACTTGTCACGAGTGTGGAGACAGTTTTTCTCACAGTTCCAACCGGATTCGTCACCTGAGAACCCATACAGGAGAAAGACCATATAAATGTTCTGAATGTGGAGAAAGCTTCTCTCGGAGCTCACGCCTTACAAGTCATCAAAGAACGCACACTGGTTAG
- the Znf263 gene encoding zinc finger protein 263 isoform X2 has translation MSMAAGPSSQEPEGLLIVKLEEDCTWSQEVPPPEPEPSPEASHLRFRRFRFQDASGPREALNQLQELCHGWLRPEMRTKEQILELLVLEQFLTILPQEIQSRVQELRPESGEEAVTLVERMQKELGKLRQQLPESLEDMAMYISQEWDHQDHSKRAPSRDMVQDSYENVGTLESCIPSQEVSSSQVEQGGKPWDPSVQTCKEGMNPRNPVLGVEKFENQERRVESVSPESTHPPVLLPGQARREVPWSPEQGRLDDREGHWDCPPEDKIEEALMGTPSCRGLVQAKEQPKKLHLCALCGKNFSNNSNLIRHQRIHAAEKLCMDVECGEVFGGHPHFLSLHRTHVGEEAHKCLECGKCFSQNTHLTRHQRTHTGEKPFQCNVCGKSFSCNSNLNRHQRTHTGEKPYKCPECGEIFAHSSNLLRHQRIHTGERPYRCSECGKSFSRSSHLVIHERTHEKERLDPLPECGQGINDSAPFLTNHRVEKKLFECSTCGKSFRQGMHLTRHQRTHTGEKPYKCILCGENFSHRSNLIRHQRIHTGEKPYTCHECGDSFSHSSNRIRHLRTHTGERPYKCSECGESFSRSSRLTSHQRTHTG, from the exons ATGAGTATGGCTGCGGGTCCGAGCTCCCAGGAGCCAGAAGGGCTCCTGATAGTGAAATTGGAAGAGGACTGTACCTGGAGCCAGGAGGTACCCCCGCCTGAACCAGAGCCCAGCCCCGAGGCCTCCCATCTGCGTTTTCGACGGTTCCGCTTTCAAGACGCCTCTGGTCCCCGAGAGGCCCTTAACCAGCTTCAGGAGCTTTGCCATGGGTGGCTACGGCCGGAGATGCGCACCAAGGAGCAGATACTGGAGCTATTGGTGCTGGAGCAGTTCTTGACTATCCTTCCCCAAGAGATTCAGAGCAGGGTGCAGGAGCTGCGCCCAGAGAGCGGCGAAGAAGCAGTAACCCTTGTGGAGCGTATGCAGAAagaacttgggaaactgaggcaacag TTGCCCGAGAGCCTCGAGGACATGGCAATGTACATCTCTCAGGAGTGGGACCATCAGGACCATAGTAAGAGAGCTCCCTCAAGGGATATGGTGCAAGATAGTTATGAGAACGTGGGGACACTAG AGTCCTGCATTCCCAGTCAGGAGGTCTCGAGCTCCCAAGTGGAACAAGGAGGGAAGCCATGGGATCCAAGTGTCCAGACTTGCAAGGAAGGCATGAACCCCAGAAACCCAGTTCTAG GAGTGGAAAAGTTTGAGAACCAGGAAAGGCGCGTTGAGTCTGTCTCCCCTGAAAGTACCCATCCTCCAGTGCTGCTGCCTGGCCAGGCTAGAAGGGAGGTGCCCTGGAGTCCGGAGCAGGGAAGACTTGATGACAGAGAAGGACATTGGGACTGTCCGCCAGAGGACAAAATAGAGGAGGCCTTAATGGGAACCCCAAGTTGTAGAGGACTGGTACAAGCAAAAGAACAGCCCAAGAAACTCCATTTGTGTGCCTTGTGTGGCAAGAACTTTTCTAATAACTCAAACCTAATTAGGCACCAGAGAATACACGCAGCAGAAAAGCTGTGTATGGATGTGGAGTGTGGTGAAGTCTTTGGTGGACACCCACATTTTCTGTCACTGCACAGAACACATGTAGGAGAGGAAGCTCATAAGTGCCTTGAATGTGGGAAGTGCTTCAGTCAGAATACCCACCTCACCCGCCATCAGCGTACCCACACGGGGGAAAAGCCCTTCCAGTGCAATGTCTGTGGAAAAAGCTTCTCTTGCAACTCCAACCTCAACAGACACCAGAGGACACACACGGGGGAGAAGCCCTACAAGTGCCCTGAGTGTGGGGAGATCTTTGCTCACAGCTCTAACCTGCTTCGGCACCAGAGGATCCACACTGGAGAGAGGCCCTATCGCTGTAGTGAATGTGGCAAAAGTTTCTCTCGGAGTTCACATCTTGTTATTCATGAAAGAACCCATGAGAAAGAGAGACTTGACCCTTTGCCTGAGTGTGGGCAAGGCATAAATGACAGTGCCCCCTTTCTTACAAACCACAGAGTGGAGAAGAAACTCTTTGAATGTTCCACTTGTGGGAAAAGTTTCCGGCAGGGCATGCACCTTACCAGAcatcagagaacacacacaggagaaaaaccATATAAGTGTATCCTTTGTGGGGAAAACTTCTCTCACAGATCTAACTTAATCAGGCACCAGAGAATTcacacaggagaaaaaccttATACTTGTCACGAGTGTGGAGACAGTTTTTCTCACAGTTCCAACCGGATTCGTCACCTGAGAACCCATACAGGAGAAAGACCATATAAATGTTCTGAATGTGGAGAAAGCTTCTCTCGGAGCTCACGCCTTACAAGTCATCAAAGAACGCACACTGGTTAG